In Massilistercora timonensis, the following are encoded in one genomic region:
- a CDS encoding DUF6088 family protein yields MDNGYTKRIRECVLSLEDGTVFVMSDFADIADTSTIRQSLSRLVQSGTLRRILKGVYEKPKYSKLLDEYVAADPEAVANALARSYHWTIAPCGNTALNLLGLSTQVTAVWSYISDGPYKTYEWNSTKLEFKHRTNKEITGLSYMTSLVIQALKTLGKSNVTPEVIQMLSEKLTDKDKQACLKEATESTDWVYDTIRQICGGEKVQ; encoded by the coding sequence GTGGACAACGGATATACAAAACGAATACGGGAGTGTGTTCTTTCTCTTGAAGATGGAACTGTTTTTGTAATGTCTGATTTTGCGGATATTGCAGATACATCCACTATTCGTCAAAGTTTAAGCCGTTTAGTGCAATCAGGAACATTGCGCCGTATTTTGAAAGGTGTTTATGAAAAACCAAAATATAGCAAACTTCTGGATGAATATGTGGCGGCAGACCCGGAAGCGGTGGCGAACGCATTGGCACGAAGTTATCACTGGACGATTGCCCCATGTGGGAATACAGCATTGAACCTGTTAGGTCTTTCAACACAGGTAACAGCAGTATGGTCCTATATCAGCGATGGTCCATATAAGACCTACGAGTGGAACTCTACAAAGCTGGAATTTAAGCACCGAACCAATAAGGAGATTACCGGATTGTCCTATATGACAAGTTTGGTTATACAGGCATTAAAAACGCTTGGCAAATCGAATGTTACGCCAGAAGTCATACAGATGCTTTCCGAAAAACTGACAGACAAGGATAAACAGGCTTGTTTGAAGGAAGCAACAGAGTCTACGGATTGGGTTTACGATACGATACGACAGATTTGTGGAGGTGAAAAGGTACAATGA
- a CDS encoding nucleotidyl transferase AbiEii/AbiGii toxin family protein, whose amino-acid sequence MRNIARLSDNDRRELFRNTADKMGLNDAIVEKDFWVCFTLDYLFHRSPWKESITFKGGTSLSKAFHLISRFSEDIDLILDWRVLGYGKDEPWEKSSNTKQDAFNKEANARAEVFLSETFCPAVKAGLSQEIGCEANVYIDEKDKQTVIFAYPHLFTNTATLQVIRLEIGALAAWTPAKTAQIEPYAAKYYPKIFEQKETAILTVAPERTFWEKATILHHEANRPEHLEMPQRYSRHYYDLYRMAATPVKEAAFSRLDLLKKVVDFKMKFYPRSWAKYPEAVPGTLKLLPPEYRFAALEADYNSMQDMLYGDVPTFETVIAAVQELEKEINTL is encoded by the coding sequence ATGAGAAATATAGCAAGACTTTCAGATAACGACCGCAGGGAGCTGTTCAGAAATACAGCAGATAAAATGGGACTGAATGATGCCATCGTAGAAAAAGACTTTTGGGTATGTTTTACGCTGGATTATTTATTTCACCGCTCACCATGGAAAGAGTCCATCACCTTTAAGGGAGGTACCAGCCTTTCAAAAGCCTTTCACCTGATCAGCCGGTTTTCAGAAGATATTGATTTGATTCTGGACTGGCGTGTATTGGGATATGGCAAAGATGAACCATGGGAGAAAAGTTCCAATACAAAACAGGATGCTTTTAACAAAGAAGCCAATGCGCGTGCGGAGGTATTTCTGTCCGAAACATTCTGCCCGGCAGTCAAAGCCGGCTTATCCCAGGAAATCGGTTGTGAAGCAAATGTCTACATAGATGAAAAGGATAAACAGACGGTCATTTTCGCCTATCCGCACCTTTTTACAAATACGGCGACCTTACAGGTGATCCGTTTAGAGATTGGTGCGCTGGCAGCGTGGACTCCTGCAAAAACAGCGCAGATCGAACCTTACGCGGCAAAATATTATCCGAAGATTTTTGAGCAAAAAGAAACTGCAATCCTTACCGTTGCCCCGGAACGGACCTTCTGGGAAAAAGCCACAATCCTGCACCATGAAGCGAACAGACCGGAACATTTGGAAATGCCGCAGCGGTATTCCAGACATTATTATGATCTCTACCGCATGGCTGCAACACCGGTTAAAGAAGCTGCTTTTTCCAGGCTTGACCTCCTGAAGAAAGTTGTAGATTTCAAAATGAAATTCTATCCCAGATCATGGGCGAAGTACCCGGAGGCTGTGCCGGGCACATTAAAATTACTCCCGCCGGAATATCGGTTTGCAGCATTGGAAGCGGACTATAACTCTATGCAGGATATGTTGTATGGGGATGTTCCGACATTTGAGACAGTCATAGCAGCGG